In Flavobacterium lacustre, a genomic segment contains:
- a CDS encoding thioredoxin family protein: protein MSKFGELINTQVPVLIDFYTDWNESSVSMHPVIRDVAAALGDKAKVIKIDVDKNQELAEALRIKGLPTLMIYKQGQMIWRQSGELDANTIIGLVQEQL, encoded by the coding sequence ATGTCAAAATTTGGAGAACTTATAAATACGCAAGTACCTGTGTTAATTGACTTTTACACGGATTGGAACGAATCTTCTGTTTCGATGCATCCTGTTATAAGAGATGTTGCTGCTGCTCTTGGTGATAAAGCCAAAGTGATAAAAATAGATGTAGATAAAAACCAAGAATTAGCCGAAGCGCTAAGAATCAAAGGTCTTCCTACATTGATGATTTACAAACAAGGACAAATGATTTGGAGACAATCAGGTGAACTAGATGCGAATACTATAATTGGTTTGGTTCAAGAACAACTATAA
- the rimP gene encoding ribosome assembly cofactor RimP: MTFKEKVNTLLEECLQEKPTIFLIDLTITDAFKVIVTLDGDNGVALQDCIDVSRAIENNLDREEQDFSLEVASVGVGSPLKMTRQYKKNIGRTLIVKTATENIEAELVEANDDFVILSWEAREPKKIGKGKETVQKEQQIPYTDIKEAIVTVTF, translated from the coding sequence ATGACATTTAAAGAAAAAGTAAATACATTATTGGAGGAATGCCTTCAGGAAAAGCCAACAATCTTCTTGATTGACTTGACTATCACGGATGCTTTTAAAGTTATTGTGACTTTAGACGGGGACAATGGTGTTGCTTTGCAAGACTGTATTGATGTTAGTCGGGCAATTGAGAATAATTTAGACAGGGAAGAACAGGATTTTTCTCTAGAAGTGGCCTCTGTAGGGGTTGGTTCTCCTTTGAAAATGACAAGACAATACAAAAAAAATATTGGTAGAACATTGATAGTAAAGACTGCAACAGAAAATATTGAGGCAGAATTGGTGGAAGCTAATGATGATTTTGTAATTTTGTCATGGGAAGCGAGAGAACCTAAAAAAATAGGCAAAGGGAAAGAAACGGTTCAGAAAGAGCAGCAAATACCTTATACAGATATTAAAGAAGCAATTGTTACAGTAACATTTTAA
- a CDS encoding polysaccharide deacetylase family protein has protein sequence MSFYWIKTKSFIKRLFSNYVWDLPNTQNKIYLTFDDGPTPEITEWVLEELKKHNVKATFFCIGNNIQKHPELFQKVINEGHVIGNHTYNHMNGWKTETKTYLENISLCEKQIQKSSIENLQSKIFRPPYGKIKTAQAKIVRRLGYKIIMWDVLSADFDQTITPEKCLENVISNVKSGSVIVFHDSIKASHNLKYALPETLNILKEKGFLFDVIK, from the coding sequence ATGAGCTTTTATTGGATTAAAACAAAATCATTCATAAAGAGATTATTCTCAAATTACGTTTGGGACTTACCCAATACGCAAAACAAAATCTATCTTACTTTTGATGACGGACCAACACCGGAAATCACAGAATGGGTCTTGGAAGAATTAAAAAAACACAATGTAAAAGCAACCTTTTTTTGCATTGGAAATAACATTCAAAAACATCCGGAACTCTTTCAAAAAGTCATCAACGAAGGCCATGTCATCGGGAATCATACTTACAACCATATGAACGGATGGAAAACTGAAACCAAAACGTATTTAGAGAATATCAGTTTGTGCGAAAAACAAATTCAAAAATCTTCAATTGAGAACCTTCAATCAAAAATTTTCCGTCCGCCTTACGGCAAAATAAAAACAGCACAAGCAAAAATCGTAAGACGATTGGGATACAAAATAATCATGTGGGATGTTCTCAGCGCGGATTTTGACCAAACCATTACGCCCGAAAAATGTCTAGAAAATGTGATTTCAAATGTAAAATCAGGAAGTGTAATTGTATTTCATGACAGCATAAAAGCATCGCATAATCTAAAATATGCTTTACCTGAAACACTTAATATCTTAAAAGAAAAAGGATTTTTATTTGATGTTATAAAATAA
- the nusA gene encoding transcription termination factor NusA encodes MENLALIDSFSEFKDDKLIDRVTLMAILEDVFRNALKKKYGSDDNFDIIINPDKGDMEIWRRRVIVADEDLDFENEEITLTEARKIEADFEIGEEVSEEVKLIDLGRRAILALRQNLISKIHEHDNTNLYKQFKDIIGDIYTAEVHHVRPRVVILVDDEGNEIVLPKEKQIPSDFFRKGDNVRGIIESVELKGNKPQIIMSRTSEKFLEKLFEQEIPEVFDGLIMVKNVVRIPGEKAKVAVDSYDDRIDPVGACVGMKGSRIHGIVRELGNENIDVINYTNNIQLYITRALSPAKVSSIKINEETKRAEVFLKLEEVSKAIGRGGHNIKLAGQLTGYELDVIREGDVAGATADDDDVELTEFSDEIEEWVIEEFAKIGLDTAKSILKQDVEDLVRRTDLEEETILDVIRILKEEFDS; translated from the coding sequence ATGGAAAATTTAGCATTAATCGATTCATTCTCAGAGTTTAAAGACGATAAACTTATTGATCGTGTAACGCTTATGGCAATTTTGGAAGATGTATTTAGAAATGCATTGAAAAAGAAATATGGTTCAGATGATAACTTCGATATTATTATAAATCCTGATAAAGGGGATATGGAAATTTGGAGAAGAAGAGTAATCGTTGCTGACGAAGATTTGGATTTTGAAAATGAAGAAATTACATTAACTGAAGCTAGAAAAATTGAAGCCGATTTTGAAATTGGTGAAGAGGTTTCTGAAGAAGTAAAATTGATAGATTTAGGAAGAAGAGCTATTTTAGCCTTGCGTCAAAATTTAATTTCAAAAATTCACGAACACGATAATACTAATCTTTACAAACAATTTAAAGATATTATCGGGGATATTTATACTGCCGAGGTACACCATGTGCGTCCTAGAGTTGTTATTTTAGTGGATGACGAAGGAAATGAAATTGTTTTGCCAAAAGAAAAACAAATTCCTTCTGACTTTTTTAGAAAAGGAGATAATGTTCGTGGAATCATAGAAAGCGTTGAATTAAAAGGGAATAAACCTCAAATTATTATGTCTAGAACTTCTGAGAAGTTTTTAGAAAAATTATTTGAACAAGAAATTCCTGAAGTTTTTGACGGATTGATTATGGTTAAAAACGTGGTGAGAATTCCGGGTGAAAAAGCAAAAGTAGCTGTAGATTCTTACGATGATAGAATCGATCCTGTTGGAGCATGTGTTGGAATGAAAGGATCTCGTATTCATGGAATTGTTCGTGAATTAGGAAACGAAAATATAGATGTTATTAACTATACAAATAACATTCAATTGTATATTACAAGAGCATTAAGCCCTGCAAAAGTTTCTTCTATCAAAATTAATGAGGAGACAAAAAGAGCTGAAGTTTTCTTGAAATTAGAAGAAGTTTCTAAAGCGATTGGTCGTGGAGGTCACAATATTAAATTAGCGGGACAATTAACGGGTTATGAATTAGACGTTATTCGCGAAGGTGATGTGGCTGGAGCAACTGCAGATGATGATGATGTTGAATTAACAGAATTTTCAGATGAAATTGAAGAATGGGTTATCGAAGAATTTGCTAAAATTGGTTTAGATACTGCAAAAAGTATTTTGAAACAAGATGTAGAGGATTTGGTAAGAAGAACTGACCTGGAAGAGGAAACGATTCTGGATGTAATAAGAATATTGAAAGAAGAATTTGATAGTTAA
- a CDS encoding universal stress protein, giving the protein MKRILVPTDFSAYAEDALKAAAQIAKKNNSEIFLLHMLELPHQMSDAVTGGSSIPEVMLFMEKAQEMFEKIKERSYLKDIPITETVQFEKAFDGIITFSKKNKIDLIVMGSHGTSGLEEMLIGSNTEKIVRHSEIPVLVIKKNKDNFKTDSIVFASDFSKEAKKPFKKLVKFAAIFDSHLHLVMICTPNSFKTTIVAEKIMKDFVSDFEIKKYNTHIYNDANIEKGILNFTNSINGDIITMCTHNRTALSHFFNGSISEDLVNHANKPVLAFKIQK; this is encoded by the coding sequence ATGAAAAGAATCTTAGTCCCCACAGATTTTTCAGCTTATGCCGAAGACGCTTTAAAAGCTGCAGCCCAAATCGCAAAAAAAAATAATTCCGAGATATTCCTACTTCACATGTTAGAACTACCCCATCAAATGAGCGATGCAGTTACCGGAGGAAGCAGCATTCCTGAAGTGATGCTTTTTATGGAAAAAGCACAAGAAATGTTTGAAAAAATAAAAGAACGCAGTTACCTAAAAGATATTCCAATAACTGAAACAGTTCAATTTGAAAAAGCGTTTGACGGAATCATAACCTTCAGCAAAAAAAATAAAATTGATTTAATTGTCATGGGATCTCACGGAACATCCGGATTAGAAGAAATGCTTATTGGATCAAACACAGAAAAAATAGTGCGCCATTCCGAAATACCTGTTTTAGTAATCAAAAAAAATAAAGACAACTTCAAGACAGACTCAATCGTATTTGCATCCGACTTTTCTAAAGAAGCTAAAAAACCTTTTAAAAAGTTAGTAAAATTTGCCGCTATTTTTGATTCGCATCTACACTTAGTAATGATTTGCACACCAAACAGTTTCAAAACTACAATCGTAGCTGAAAAAATCATGAAAGACTTTGTGTCTGATTTCGAAATTAAAAAATACAATACCCATATTTACAACGATGCCAATATCGAAAAAGGGATTCTCAATTTCACCAATAGCATAAATGGAGACATAATTACCATGTGCACACACAACAGAACTGCTTTATCGCATTTTTTCAACGGAAGCATTAGCGAAGATTTAGTAAACCATGCAAACAAGCCAGTTTTAGCTTTTAAAATCCAAAAGTAA
- a CDS encoding glycosyltransferase family 117 protein, whose translation MNKAEFNFNKWNTITGWFAFAVALITYTLTVEPTMSFWDCGEYIATAAKLEVGHPPGAPLFQMIGAFFAMFATDDKHIALMVNMTSVVSSAFTILFMFWSSSIVLKKLISRFSEENKSNDIVVLGSSLVGSLAYTFSDSFWFNAVEAEVYAMASLFIALLFWLGLRWEQDMNTPRGDKWLLVISLVIGLSFGVHFMALLTIPAIGFLYFFKNYKEVTIKNFIIANVVVVAILLFIFKLLLPLTMAFFGKTEVFMVNNLGLPFDSGSIFVALLFVAFFYFGLKYTKQKGLIFYNTIILCILFILIGFSTWMMLPIRANANTVINENKPSDAAEVLAYYNREQYGVNPLFYGAQYTETFAGLDKNNPYLDKAPNYERDYKTGKYIITNNFKNAEQNTDDNQKTVLPRMWSTEHIENYINFTNPPEFKINPDYAYEDDLAKYGIDASQLSEEDYNKAIAQLKNEIEKIVTEFRQAYAQKQIDNEGYVSFLKSYGDYLIIEKPSTVDNFRFMFEYQFGYMYWRYLMWNFVGRQSDVQGKYDNLNGNWISGIKFMDNIHLGSQDNLPSDVLNNKGRNVYFFLPFILGLIGLMYHANKDLKSFYVLLALFLFTGIALKIYLNERPFEPRERDYALVGSFYVFAIWIGFGVYALYESACSYLTPKIAGPILIGASLLAAPVLMASQNWDDHDRSGKYTAVAMAKSYLNSCDPNAILFTIGDNDTFPLWYAQEIEKVRTDVKIVNTSLFMTDWYIDQMKTKTYESNPLPISFTHDQYVGDKLDYVAHIPKIESRWDIKDFINFIKNPKSTVEMQNGQTIHFYPTNKIRISIDKNTIIANKVVAPKYNDSIVPYIDIDIKGNALYKNRLMMLDIIANNNWKRPVYFSGGAFDDEDYIWMKNYLQLDGMVYKLVPVKTAIPKNGGLLEMGQIDSDKMYANVMKWDWGNSESTSIYHDPETRRNSITYRTNLARLMNKLISEGKNDKAKNIIDLAMTKMPLEKFDYYSLIDPFAKGYYAIGEKAKAQELLQQLITKYKENLDYYSKLEPSEQTDIAIEIITDIERYRGLLQVMKESGDIAFYNKSKIPFNTYVNIFERFGREKE comes from the coding sequence ATGAATAAGGCGGAATTCAATTTCAATAAATGGAATACAATAACGGGTTGGTTTGCATTTGCGGTAGCTTTAATAACATACACCCTGACTGTTGAACCTACAATGAGCTTTTGGGACTGCGGCGAGTACATTGCAACCGCAGCAAAACTAGAAGTCGGTCACCCACCCGGAGCCCCTTTATTTCAAATGATTGGCGCTTTTTTTGCGATGTTTGCAACTGATGATAAACACATTGCCTTAATGGTCAATATGACTTCTGTTGTTTCGAGCGCATTCACCATTCTATTTATGTTTTGGTCCTCTTCAATAGTATTAAAAAAACTAATATCTCGATTTTCTGAGGAAAATAAAAGTAATGACATAGTAGTATTAGGCAGTTCTTTGGTTGGATCATTAGCCTATACTTTCTCAGATAGTTTTTGGTTTAATGCCGTAGAAGCCGAAGTTTATGCAATGGCTTCTTTGTTTATTGCCTTACTTTTTTGGTTGGGATTGCGCTGGGAACAAGACATGAATACCCCAAGAGGAGATAAATGGCTATTGGTAATTTCATTAGTTATTGGCCTTTCATTTGGAGTTCATTTCATGGCACTATTAACTATTCCGGCGATTGGATTTTTATATTTTTTTAAAAATTACAAAGAGGTTACCATCAAAAATTTCATAATTGCAAATGTTGTTGTAGTTGCAATATTGCTATTTATTTTCAAATTGTTACTGCCATTAACCATGGCTTTCTTTGGTAAAACCGAAGTTTTCATGGTCAATAATTTAGGATTACCTTTCGATTCGGGTTCTATTTTTGTTGCATTACTATTTGTAGCTTTCTTTTATTTTGGATTAAAATACACCAAACAAAAAGGACTAATATTCTACAATACAATAATTCTTTGCATTTTGTTTATTTTAATTGGATTCTCAACTTGGATGATGTTACCCATTAGAGCCAATGCCAATACAGTAATTAATGAAAACAAACCTTCGGATGCTGCAGAAGTATTAGCCTACTATAATAGAGAACAATATGGCGTAAACCCATTATTTTACGGAGCTCAATACACAGAAACATTTGCAGGATTAGACAAGAACAACCCTTATCTTGACAAAGCACCCAACTACGAAAGAGATTATAAAACAGGTAAATATATAATTACAAATAATTTTAAAAACGCAGAACAAAATACAGATGACAATCAAAAAACTGTTTTGCCAAGAATGTGGAGTACCGAGCACATTGAGAATTATATAAATTTTACAAATCCGCCTGAATTCAAGATTAATCCTGATTATGCTTATGAAGATGATTTAGCAAAATACGGAATTGATGCCAGTCAACTATCTGAGGAAGATTACAACAAGGCTATCGCACAGTTAAAAAATGAAATCGAAAAAATAGTTACAGAATTCAGACAAGCATATGCTCAAAAACAAATTGACAATGAAGGTTATGTTTCATTTCTGAAAAGTTACGGAGATTACCTGATCATTGAAAAACCATCAACAGTAGACAATTTCAGATTTATGTTTGAATACCAATTCGGCTACATGTATTGGAGGTATTTAATGTGGAATTTCGTTGGTCGTCAAAGTGATGTTCAAGGAAAATATGACAATCTGAATGGTAATTGGATAAGTGGTATTAAGTTTATGGATAATATTCATTTAGGCTCCCAAGACAATCTTCCTTCGGATGTATTGAACAACAAAGGTCGAAATGTTTATTTCTTTTTACCCTTTATACTTGGTTTAATCGGCTTGATGTACCACGCAAATAAAGATTTAAAAAGTTTTTATGTGCTATTAGCTTTATTCCTTTTTACAGGAATTGCACTAAAAATATACTTAAACGAAAGACCTTTTGAACCTCGTGAACGAGATTATGCTTTAGTGGGTTCTTTTTATGTATTCGCAATTTGGATAGGCTTTGGCGTTTATGCCTTGTACGAAAGTGCCTGCAGCTATTTAACTCCAAAAATTGCGGGACCAATATTGATTGGAGCCAGCTTACTGGCCGCTCCGGTTTTAATGGCTTCACAAAACTGGGATGACCATGATCGCTCCGGGAAATACACAGCAGTAGCTATGGCAAAATCTTATCTTAATTCATGCGATCCAAACGCCATTCTATTTACGATAGGCGATAATGATACATTCCCGCTTTGGTACGCACAAGAAATTGAAAAAGTAAGAACCGATGTTAAAATCGTAAATACAAGTCTTTTCATGACCGATTGGTACATTGACCAAATGAAAACCAAAACCTACGAATCAAATCCATTACCTATTTCATTTACCCATGACCAATATGTTGGGGATAAATTAGATTATGTAGCACACATTCCAAAAATCGAAAGTCGCTGGGATATTAAAGATTTCATCAATTTCATAAAAAATCCGAAATCTACTGTAGAAATGCAAAACGGACAAACCATCCATTTTTATCCTACAAATAAAATCAGGATTTCTATTGACAAAAATACAATTATAGCTAATAAAGTAGTTGCGCCAAAATACAACGACTCTATTGTTCCTTATATTGATATAGACATCAAAGGAAACGCATTGTATAAAAATAGATTAATGATGCTTGATATCATTGCCAATAACAATTGGAAAAGACCTGTCTATTTCAGTGGTGGTGCTTTTGACGATGAAGATTACATTTGGATGAAAAACTACCTGCAATTAGACGGAATGGTTTATAAATTAGTCCCTGTAAAAACAGCCATTCCAAAAAATGGAGGTTTACTTGAAATGGGACAAATCGACTCTGATAAAATGTATGCTAATGTAATGAAATGGGATTGGGGAAACAGCGAAAGCACTTCTATTTATCACGATCCAGAAACCAGAAGAAACAGCATTACATATCGTACAAATCTAGCAAGATTGATGAATAAATTAATAAGCGAAGGCAAAAACGATAAAGCGAAAAATATTATTGATTTAGCTATGACTAAAATGCCTTTAGAAAAATTTGATTATTATTCTTTAATCGACCCTTTTGCAAAAGGATATTACGCTATTGGTGAAAAAGCAAAAGCACAAGAACTGCTTCAACAACTGATTACTAAGTACAAGGAAAATCTCGACTATTACAGCAAACTCGAACCATCAGAGCAAACGGATATAGCTATTGAGATCATTACTGATATTGAACGTTACAGAGGTTTATTACAAGTCATGAAAGAAAGTGGAGACATTGCATTTTACAATAAAAGCAAAATTCCATTCAATACTTATGTCAATATTTTTGAACGATTTGGACGTGAAAAAGAATAA